From the Alkalibacter rhizosphaerae genome, one window contains:
- a CDS encoding uroporphyrinogen decarboxylase family protein — MLTIRQNLLETIKGGNPDRFVKQYEFMELIMEANMRKGVAPGEHLIPNDWGVYYSWPVGQLGGFPVHDEEHIVIKDIENWKEYVKAPEVIDDDESWAKAEAHAKAVDRNEKYCGVFVAPGLFEQCHHLMRMENALTAFYEYPDEMHELIDYLTEYELKLAEVLIRRVKPDLLFHHDDWGGQISTFLSPEMFEEFFLAPYKKIYGYYKDNGVELVVHHADNWAATLVPYMIEMGIDIWQGAMSTNNIPELIKQYGPQITFMGDLDSGKMDFPDWTPEIIREEVERSTRSCGKLYYIPCLTRGLGFSSFEGVYEKTNEEIDRMSKELF, encoded by the coding sequence ATGTTAACCATTCGACAAAATTTATTGGAAACCATCAAAGGGGGAAATCCCGACCGATTCGTAAAACAGTATGAATTCATGGAGTTGATCATGGAAGCCAACATGAGAAAAGGTGTAGCTCCTGGCGAACACCTTATTCCCAATGATTGGGGCGTCTATTACAGCTGGCCCGTAGGTCAACTTGGCGGATTCCCGGTCCATGATGAAGAGCACATCGTCATCAAGGACATCGAAAATTGGAAAGAGTATGTAAAAGCTCCGGAAGTCATCGATGACGACGAGTCCTGGGCAAAAGCAGAAGCTCACGCAAAAGCTGTGGATCGCAACGAAAAATATTGCGGCGTATTTGTTGCTCCTGGTCTTTTCGAGCAGTGTCACCACTTGATGCGCATGGAAAATGCATTGACTGCTTTCTATGAGTATCCCGATGAAATGCACGAATTGATCGATTACTTGACAGAGTACGAATTGAAGCTGGCGGAAGTATTGATCCGACGGGTCAAACCGGATCTTCTTTTCCATCATGACGACTGGGGTGGACAAATCTCCACATTCCTTTCTCCAGAAATGTTTGAAGAATTCTTCCTGGCTCCGTACAAAAAAATCTACGGATATTACAAAGACAACGGTGTTGAGCTGGTTGTTCACCACGCTGACAACTGGGCCGCAACATTGGTTCCTTACATGATCGAAATGGGAATCGACATCTGGCAGGGTGCCATGTCTACCAACAACATTCCTGAATTGATCAAGCAATATGGCCCACAGATTACTTTCATGGGCGATCTGGACAGTGGAAAAATGGACTTCCCAGACTGGACTCCTGAGATCATTCGGGAAGAAGTGGAACGATCCACCAGAAGCTGTGGCAAATTGTACTATATCCCTTGCCTCACAAGAGGATTGGGTTTCAGCTCCTTTGAAGGTGTTTATGAAAAAACGAATGAAGAAATCGACCGCATGAGCAAGGAATTGTTCTAA
- the mutY gene encoding A/G-specific adenine glycosylase, with protein sequence MNALESGMQLVAWYKNNARRLPWRDDPAPYKTWISEIMLQQTKVDTVIPYFKRFMDELPDVDSLASVDQDRLFKLWEGLGYYTRCKNLKKAAQIVMQRYGGELPDDYASLLSLPGIGPYTAGAVASISFGLPTPAIDGNVLRVISRRYGIKENIGKIAVKRKIESLVLDMMPKNEPGTFNQSLMELGAQVCIPNGKPLCQACPWESSCISYKNGWIDEIPYKDKKKPRRTEAKTILVVVSNNLVAIQQRIEGGLLSGMWEFPNTEGKMEDGQVQEWGGKNSLHTVSVVPMGEAKHLFSHVEWHMIGYLVEVNDPVHVPGWQWATLEDLEHRFALPSALDHYKSMILK encoded by the coding sequence TTGAACGCACTGGAATCGGGAATGCAACTGGTAGCTTGGTACAAGAACAACGCAAGGCGTTTGCCCTGGCGGGACGACCCTGCACCTTATAAAACTTGGATCTCGGAGATCATGCTGCAACAGACAAAGGTGGATACGGTGATCCCTTACTTTAAGAGGTTTATGGATGAGTTGCCGGATGTGGATTCCTTGGCGTCTGTTGACCAGGATCGGCTCTTTAAATTATGGGAGGGCCTTGGATACTACACGCGCTGTAAAAACCTCAAAAAAGCGGCACAAATCGTTATGCAGCGGTATGGAGGAGAACTTCCGGATGATTACGCATCCCTCTTGTCTCTGCCGGGCATCGGACCTTATACGGCCGGTGCCGTCGCTTCCATTTCTTTCGGTTTGCCGACACCTGCAATAGACGGAAATGTACTGCGGGTCATTTCGAGGCGATATGGCATAAAGGAGAATATCGGAAAGATTGCTGTAAAAAGGAAGATCGAAAGCCTGGTGTTGGACATGATGCCAAAGAATGAACCCGGGACCTTCAACCAAAGTCTGATGGAATTGGGAGCTCAAGTCTGCATCCCCAATGGCAAGCCCCTATGCCAAGCTTGTCCATGGGAATCGAGCTGCATCAGTTACAAAAATGGATGGATCGACGAAATCCCGTATAAAGATAAGAAAAAACCCCGCCGGACAGAGGCGAAAACCATCCTGGTGGTGGTCAGCAACAATTTGGTGGCCATCCAACAGCGTATAGAAGGTGGGCTGCTTTCGGGCATGTGGGAGTTTCCAAACACGGAAGGGAAGATGGAGGATGGGCAGGTGCAGGAATGGGGAGGAAAAAATAGTCTCCATACAGTATCGGTTGTTCCAATGGGTGAAGCAAAGCACTTGTTCAGTCATGTAGAATGGCATATGATCGGCTATCTTGTAGAAGTGAACGATCCTGTCCATGTCCCGGGATGGCAGTGGGCCACCCTGGAGGACTTGGAGCATCGCTTTGCCCTTCCATCCGCCTTGGACCACTACAAGTCAATGATTTTGAAATAG
- a CDS encoding polysaccharide deacetylase family protein yields the protein MNEYTLNFIEILRVYKELDAFFMEMRLHHGMSSSTSSIKIDEEMYFVLDKLVSKDHGRSRYRLSRQFHRLENVDKWLGSLSVTQLDTSQTIHFPCTENFVRQVYLANEKNKKTQNNNGANDRRLHQPSEKKKHSFFSKKTGFFSLLFIAAFSFIFLSNGIIANSGNSEKGSSDLPVDAPYGSEAFPSLNETQEIFFEKADSSAPVEDKSIKIATLIQIPVPENSKSVVLLEDVRSRFLPMDTIALTFDDGPSVYTKKIADILTSYNVGGTFFFLGENVKGNEYLLRYIHKQGFALGNHSFSHPYFKSLSKEDQWSQIEQTNDVFRKIIGVGTHLFRPPYGSMNRTTFELLEEKEMKIVLWSKDTEDWKVNNAQELVEYTKENVTGGSIILFHEKERTVEALPEIIEYLQDKGLKIVNLR from the coding sequence ATGAACGAATATACTTTAAACTTCATAGAGATCCTTCGTGTGTACAAAGAATTGGACGCATTTTTTATGGAGATGCGACTGCATCATGGCATGTCATCCAGCACCAGCTCCATCAAAATCGACGAAGAGATGTATTTTGTCCTCGACAAGCTCGTTTCTAAGGACCATGGCAGAAGTCGCTATCGCCTGTCACGGCAATTTCACCGTCTTGAAAATGTAGACAAGTGGCTTGGTTCCTTGTCGGTCACTCAGCTGGACACCAGCCAAACCATCCATTTCCCATGTACCGAAAACTTTGTTCGACAAGTATACCTCGCCAATGAAAAAAATAAAAAAACCCAAAACAACAATGGGGCCAACGATCGACGGTTGCATCAGCCCTCCGAGAAGAAAAAACACAGCTTTTTCTCTAAAAAAACCGGCTTTTTCTCCCTTTTGTTCATCGCCGCTTTTAGCTTTATCTTTTTATCCAACGGCATCATTGCAAATTCCGGCAACAGCGAAAAAGGATCTTCCGATCTGCCGGTAGATGCTCCTTATGGATCCGAGGCATTCCCTTCTTTAAATGAAACGCAGGAAATATTCTTTGAAAAGGCAGATTCTTCTGCTCCTGTTGAAGACAAATCCATAAAGATCGCTACGCTGATCCAAATTCCCGTCCCGGAAAATTCCAAATCCGTTGTGCTCTTGGAAGATGTTCGATCCCGTTTTTTACCCATGGATACCATTGCCTTGACCTTTGATGACGGGCCTTCCGTATACACAAAGAAAATTGCGGATATCCTTACTTCTTACAATGTAGGCGGCACTTTTTTCTTCCTAGGAGAAAATGTAAAGGGCAACGAATACTTGCTGCGATACATTCACAAACAGGGTTTTGCTTTAGGAAATCATTCCTTTTCCCACCCATATTTCAAATCGTTGAGTAAAGAGGATCAATGGTCGCAAATCGAACAGACCAACGATGTTTTTCGAAAAATTATTGGCGTCGGCACCCATTTATTTCGTCCTCCTTACGGTTCCATGAACCGGACCACCTTCGAACTTCTGGAAGAAAAAGAAATGAAGATCGTACTTTGGAGCAAGGATACGGAAGACTGGAAAGTAAACAATGCCCAAGAATTGGTGGAGTACACCAAAGAAAACGTCACCGGCGGCAGCATCATACTCTTCCATGAAAAAGAAAGAACGGTGGAAGCCTTGCCGGAGATCATTGAATATCTTCAAGACAAAGGCCTGAAAATTGTCAACCTTCGTTAA
- the ppk2 gene encoding polyphosphate kinase 2 — protein sequence MEYQTKKLPKKVYERELRKLHIELVKWQKWVVDQGLKVVVIFEGRDAAGKGGTIKRITETLNPRHCRVVALPVPTEKERTQWYFQRYVSHLPSAGEIVLFDRSWYNRAGVERVMGFCTDEEYWEFIQTVPQFEDMLIRSGITLIKYWFSVSEEEQEKRFQDRIEDPTKRWKISQMDLEARKKWHEYSHAKDTMFIHTDTDDSPWYVVESDLKRNARINCIHHLLEQFDYKQVRPREIVLPSINQVGSVERIPYDRQRLVPDHAKALLDREED from the coding sequence ATGGAATACCAAACGAAGAAATTGCCGAAAAAAGTGTATGAGAGAGAATTGAGAAAGCTTCATATCGAACTGGTCAAATGGCAAAAATGGGTAGTTGACCAAGGTTTGAAAGTGGTGGTGATCTTTGAAGGCAGGGATGCTGCAGGCAAAGGAGGGACCATCAAAAGGATTACCGAGACCCTAAACCCCAGACACTGTCGGGTGGTCGCCCTGCCGGTACCAACAGAAAAGGAAAGAACCCAGTGGTATTTTCAGCGGTATGTCTCCCATTTGCCCTCCGCAGGAGAAATCGTTCTCTTCGATCGAAGCTGGTATAATCGTGCCGGAGTGGAACGGGTGATGGGGTTTTGTACCGATGAAGAGTATTGGGAATTTATTCAGACAGTCCCCCAGTTTGAAGACATGCTGATCCGTTCGGGGATCACGTTGATCAAATATTGGTTTTCTGTCAGTGAAGAAGAACAGGAAAAACGGTTTCAGGATCGTATTGAAGATCCGACAAAGCGGTGGAAGATCAGTCAGATGGATCTGGAGGCAAGAAAAAAATGGCACGAGTATTCTCATGCCAAAGATACCATGTTCATTCATACGGATACGGACGATTCCCCTTGGTATGTGGTGGAAAGCGATCTGAAACGCAACGCCCGGATCAATTGCATCCATCACCTGCTGGAACAGTTTGACTACAAGCAAGTGAGACCTCGAGAGATCGTTTTACCCTCCATCAATCAGGTAGGGTCTGTGGAGAGGATCCCTTATGACCGGCAACGATTGGTGCCGGATCATGCAAAAGCTTTGTTGGATCGGGAAGAAGATTAA
- a CDS encoding L-lactate dehydrogenase, with translation MPRSSNKNKVVIIGAGHVGSHCAYALSMGGSIQEIVFIDIDEKKAAAQADDITDALSFMPHPVVLRSGSYQDCSDAQIVLLAAGVPRKPGQTRLDTMGDSIKVMKDIVPKLNGSGFDGVLVCISNPVDVITTYMHRHVDLPTSRILGTGTSLDTARLKRILWKELEVHPASIHCYSLGEHGDSSMIPFSHVQIGGLPLQTLMDQYPKSYGKLDLDHVLQRTRTVGMDIINGKNSTEFGIGSVVADLVGSILHDERRILPLSCLLEGAYGQEGIAIGVPAIVGGDGIQTVLELDLTAEEEALFQASCEVVRNHVEMSESH, from the coding sequence ATGCCACGATCATCCAACAAAAACAAAGTCGTCATCATCGGCGCCGGTCACGTCGGCTCCCACTGCGCCTATGCCTTGAGCATGGGAGGATCGATCCAGGAGATCGTTTTTATCGATATCGACGAAAAGAAAGCCGCAGCTCAAGCCGACGATATAACCGATGCTTTGTCGTTCATGCCCCATCCTGTGGTCCTTCGCTCCGGGAGTTACCAGGATTGTTCCGATGCCCAGATCGTACTGCTAGCCGCTGGTGTTCCCCGAAAACCGGGGCAGACACGTCTTGACACCATGGGGGATTCCATCAAGGTGATGAAGGACATCGTACCAAAACTGAACGGTTCCGGATTCGACGGGGTCCTGGTATGCATTTCCAATCCGGTGGACGTGATCACCACCTACATGCACCGGCATGTGGATCTGCCGACCAGCCGCATACTGGGTACCGGCACTTCCCTGGATACCGCCCGCCTGAAACGGATCCTCTGGAAGGAATTAGAAGTACATCCTGCATCCATCCATTGCTACAGTCTGGGCGAACATGGCGATTCCAGCATGATCCCTTTTTCCCATGTACAGATCGGCGGACTTCCGCTGCAAACATTGATGGATCAATACCCAAAATCTTATGGCAAACTGGATCTGGATCATGTGCTCCAACGAACGCGAACCGTCGGAATGGACATCATCAACGGTAAAAATTCCACCGAATTCGGCATCGGTTCCGTCGTTGCGGACCTGGTGGGATCCATCCTCCACGACGAAAGACGGATCTTACCCCTGTCCTGCCTCCTTGAAGGTGCCTACGGCCAGGAGGGGATCGCCATCGGCGTACCTGCCATAGTGGGTGGAGACGGCATCCAGACCGTCCTGGAACTGGACTTGACGGCAGAAGAAGAGGCGTTGTTCCAAGCTTCCTGTGAAGTGGTCCGAAATCATGTTGAAATGTCCGAATCACATTAA
- a CDS encoding ABC transporter permease, with protein sequence MTLLVGSIQLGLLYGVMALGIYITFRILQLPDLTVDGSFSLGMAVAAVITVAGHPVLALIVAVLSGALAGLATGLLQTRLAIHPILSGILVMTGLYTVNLFIMGGRANLSVMGNTTVFTQSKTLVALVVALFLTILLAVFFKTRFGLAIRATGDNEDMVRSSSINADLMKCAGLILGNACVGLAGALIGQYQMFSDVGSGSGMVVIGLASVIIGETIFGKRGVTIGLASAVGGSILYRIIIALALRVDLFPSYALKLISSAIVVIALSGPSLRRGLEQQRVRRSVREHQRRLDSDASTGASK encoded by the coding sequence ATGACGTTGCTTGTTGGCTCCATACAACTAGGGTTGCTCTACGGGGTGATGGCCCTGGGGATCTACATTACATTTCGCATATTGCAGCTCCCGGACTTGACGGTGGATGGAAGTTTCTCCCTGGGTATGGCGGTGGCTGCCGTGATCACGGTAGCCGGTCATCCGGTATTGGCATTGATCGTTGCTGTGTTGAGTGGAGCCCTTGCCGGATTGGCTACCGGACTATTGCAGACCAGACTGGCCATCCATCCCATATTGTCGGGGATCCTGGTCATGACTGGACTTTATACAGTGAATCTCTTCATCATGGGCGGAAGGGCCAACTTGTCCGTGATGGGAAATACTACAGTCTTTACCCAGTCAAAGACTTTGGTTGCATTGGTGGTGGCCTTGTTTTTGACCATCCTGCTTGCAGTGTTTTTTAAAACCAGGTTTGGTTTGGCCATTCGCGCTACCGGGGATAATGAAGACATGGTCCGGTCCTCGTCCATCAACGCAGATTTGATGAAATGCGCCGGATTGATTCTGGGAAATGCCTGTGTAGGACTTGCCGGTGCCTTGATCGGCCAATACCAGATGTTTTCCGACGTCGGCTCCGGCAGCGGGATGGTGGTCATCGGACTGGCTTCCGTCATCATCGGGGAGACCATTTTTGGAAAACGGGGAGTAACGATCGGTCTGGCATCTGCAGTAGGCGGTTCCATCCTGTACCGGATCATCATCGCCTTGGCATTGCGGGTGGACTTGTTCCCATCTTACGCACTCAAGCTTATTTCTTCCGCCATCGTCGTCATCGCATTGTCCGGTCCGTCCCTGCGGCGGGGACTGGAACAACAGCGGGTACGCCGATCCGTGCGGGAACACCAAAGGAGGTTGGATTCGGATGCTTCGACTGGCGCAAGTAAGTAA
- a CDS encoding ABC transporter ATP-binding protein — protein sequence MLRLAQVSKTFYKGTINEKQALKDLDLHLEPGDFVTIIGSNGAGKSTLFHAIGGSFLVDTGAIVLDGKNITAMPEYKRSFDIGRLMQDPMKGTAPSMTVEENLALAHTRKAKKSLFAINKRDTEVFREMLSRLELGLEERMKTKVKNLSGGQRQAVTLLMCTIASPKLLLLDEHTAALDPATAVKIMDITREVVAESNITTMMITHDIRSALSVGNRTIMMDEGEVILDIRGEERENMSVEKLLSYYSAKKHKQLADDRILLA from the coding sequence ATGCTTCGACTGGCGCAAGTAAGTAAAACATTTTACAAGGGGACCATCAATGAGAAACAGGCGTTGAAAGATCTGGATCTACATTTGGAACCGGGAGATTTTGTCACCATCATCGGCTCCAACGGGGCAGGGAAGTCCACACTCTTCCATGCCATCGGCGGAAGTTTTCTGGTGGATACGGGAGCCATCGTGTTGGACGGAAAAAACATTACAGCCATGCCGGAATACAAGCGTTCTTTCGACATCGGCCGGTTGATGCAGGATCCAATGAAGGGGACGGCCCCTTCCATGACCGTAGAGGAGAATCTGGCGCTGGCACATACCAGAAAGGCGAAGAAAAGTCTTTTTGCCATCAATAAAAGAGACACGGAGGTTTTTCGGGAAATGTTAAGTCGCCTGGAGCTTGGTCTGGAAGAGCGGATGAAAACCAAGGTGAAGAATCTTTCCGGAGGCCAAAGACAGGCAGTGACCCTGTTGATGTGCACCATTGCATCTCCTAAATTACTGTTGTTGGATGAACACACGGCTGCCCTGGATCCGGCGACGGCCGTGAAGATCATGGACATCACCAGGGAAGTGGTGGCTGAGTCCAACATCACAACCATGATGATCACCCACGACATCCGATCCGCACTTTCGGTCGGAAATCGCACCATCATGATGGATGAAGGGGAGGTCATTCTTGACATCCGGGGAGAAGAGAGAGAGAATATGTCGGTGGAAAAATTGTTGAGTTATTATTCGGCAAAGAAACACAAGCAACTGGCGGATGATCGCATATTACTGGCATGA
- the carB gene encoding carbamoyl-phosphate synthase large subunit, which translates to MPKRTDIHKILIIGSGPIIIGQACEFDYSGTQACKALRGLGYEIVLVNSNPATIMTDPEVADVTYIEPLNVSRLEAIIAKEKPDALLPNLGGQTALNLSIDLMNAGILDKYGVKVIGVQLDAIERGEDRIAFKDSMNKLGIEMARSAPAYSVEEAEAIANELGYPVVVRPAYTMGGTGGGLVYNKEELQVIASRGISASRVGQVLIEESVLGWEELELEVVRDANNKMITICFIENVDAIGVHTGDSFCTAPMLTISQSLQKRLQDYAYRVVEAIEVIGGTNVQFAYDPKTDRVVIIEINPRTSRSSALASKATGFPIAYVSALLAAGITLDELPYWRDGSLDKYTPSGDYVVVKFARWAFEKFPGSKDVLGTQMKAVGEVMSIGKNYKEALQKAIRSLEIGRYGLGFAKDFHQRPLEDLMALLAEATSERQFILYEAIRKGADLDQLHQITHIKRYFLEQMQELVMLEEKLRQHTMEDLPDELLIQAKKDGFADRYLAMLYQTTETKMRNRRKALGVTEGWEAVPVSGVEDASYYFSTYNAPDQTTATSNKKVMILGGGPNRIGQGIEFDYCCVHAAFSLRDLGYETVIVNCNPETVSTDYDTSDKLYFEPLTVEDVLSIYEKEKPLGVIVQFGGQTPLNIAKELEELGVTILGTSPDTIDLAEDRDRFREIMEKLEIPMPESGMAVNMVEALAIAQRIGYPLMVRPSYVLGGRGMEVVHDDNMLRQYMEAAVGVTPERPILIDRFLGNATEAEADALSNGKDVFVPAIMEHIELAGIHSGDSACVIPPISISDKHKETINEYTKKIAKELNVIGLMNMQYAISDDKVYVLEANPRASRTVPLVSKVCNISMAKIATAILMKELDQEAYPISGLKNKELPHFGVKEAVFPFNMFPEVDPILGPEMRSTGEVLGLSDSFGLAFYKAQEATQTALPTEGTVLISVNDKDKESVLPVARKFAEIGFHIKATGGTHAFLKDNHIDAQEINKLFETKPNILDAIANGEIQLVINTPSGKRSQSDGSFIRKSSIRHKVPYITTVTAALASVKGIESQKFNTDPEPVKSLQEYHKAME; encoded by the coding sequence ATGCCGAAAAGAACAGATATCCATAAAATTTTGATTATCGGATCCGGTCCCATCATCATAGGTCAAGCCTGTGAATTTGACTATTCGGGTACACAAGCCTGTAAAGCCCTGCGAGGTCTCGGGTATGAGATCGTACTGGTCAATTCAAATCCGGCCACCATCATGACGGACCCGGAAGTTGCCGATGTCACCTACATCGAACCATTGAACGTTTCCAGACTGGAAGCCATCATTGCAAAGGAAAAACCGGACGCCCTGTTGCCGAATCTGGGTGGACAAACGGCCTTGAACCTTAGCATCGACCTGATGAATGCCGGGATCCTGGACAAATATGGTGTAAAAGTCATTGGAGTACAGCTGGATGCCATTGAACGCGGGGAAGACAGGATCGCATTCAAGGACAGCATGAACAAGCTTGGCATTGAGATGGCCCGGAGTGCTCCTGCCTATTCTGTAGAAGAAGCAGAAGCCATAGCCAATGAACTGGGCTATCCTGTTGTTGTTCGACCGGCATACACCATGGGTGGAACCGGTGGTGGCTTGGTATACAACAAGGAAGAGCTTCAAGTCATTGCTTCCAGAGGGATCTCTGCCAGCCGAGTGGGACAAGTCTTGATCGAAGAATCAGTTTTGGGTTGGGAAGAACTGGAACTGGAAGTGGTACGGGATGCCAACAATAAAATGATCACCATCTGTTTTATTGAAAATGTAGATGCCATTGGCGTGCACACCGGCGACTCTTTCTGTACCGCCCCCATGCTCACCATTTCTCAATCCCTGCAGAAACGGCTGCAAGACTATGCATACCGAGTCGTGGAAGCCATCGAAGTGATCGGCGGCACCAACGTGCAATTCGCCTACGACCCAAAAACAGACCGGGTCGTCATCATCGAGATCAATCCCAGAACATCCCGTTCGTCCGCTCTGGCGTCCAAAGCCACCGGATTTCCCATCGCTTATGTTTCTGCTTTATTGGCGGCAGGGATCACCTTGGATGAACTCCCCTATTGGAGAGATGGAAGTCTGGACAAGTATACTCCTTCCGGAGACTACGTCGTCGTCAAATTTGCCCGATGGGCCTTTGAAAAATTCCCAGGCTCCAAGGATGTTCTTGGCACACAGATGAAAGCCGTTGGCGAAGTCATGAGCATCGGGAAAAACTACAAAGAGGCGCTGCAAAAGGCCATCCGTTCCCTGGAGATCGGACGTTACGGCCTTGGCTTTGCGAAAGATTTTCACCAGCGTCCTTTGGAAGATTTGATGGCCCTCTTGGCCGAGGCTACCAGCGAACGACAGTTCATTCTCTATGAAGCCATCCGAAAAGGTGCCGATCTGGATCAATTACACCAGATCACCCACATCAAACGCTACTTCCTGGAACAAATGCAAGAACTGGTGATGCTGGAAGAGAAGCTCCGACAACATACCATGGAAGATCTCCCCGACGAATTGTTGATCCAGGCAAAAAAAGACGGTTTTGCCGACCGTTACCTGGCCATGTTGTACCAGACAACAGAGACGAAAATGCGAAATCGGCGAAAGGCACTGGGCGTGACGGAGGGCTGGGAAGCCGTGCCGGTCAGTGGCGTGGAGGATGCCTCCTATTATTTTTCCACGTATAATGCACCGGATCAAACCACGGCCACCAGCAACAAAAAAGTGATGATCCTTGGAGGCGGACCCAACCGGATCGGTCAGGGCATCGAATTCGACTACTGTTGTGTCCATGCCGCCTTTTCCCTGAGGGATCTGGGCTACGAAACAGTCATCGTCAACTGCAATCCGGAAACGGTCTCCACCGATTACGATACGTCGGACAAGTTGTATTTCGAGCCCTTGACCGTGGAAGACGTGCTAAGCATCTACGAAAAAGAAAAACCCTTGGGCGTCATCGTCCAATTTGGCGGACAAACGCCCCTGAATATCGCCAAGGAGCTGGAAGAACTGGGAGTGACCATCCTGGGGACCTCTCCAGACACCATCGATCTGGCGGAAGACCGGGATCGATTCCGGGAGATCATGGAGAAATTGGAGATCCCCATGCCGGAATCGGGAATGGCGGTCAACATGGTGGAAGCCCTAGCCATTGCACAGCGGATCGGCTATCCCCTCATGGTCCGACCGTCCTACGTATTGGGCGGCAGAGGCATGGAAGTGGTCCACGATGACAACATGCTTCGACAATACATGGAAGCTGCTGTCGGGGTCACTCCAGAGCGTCCCATCCTCATCGACCGATTTTTGGGGAATGCAACAGAAGCAGAAGCGGATGCTCTCTCCAATGGCAAGGATGTCTTTGTACCTGCCATCATGGAGCATATCGAGCTGGCCGGCATTCACTCCGGCGACTCCGCTTGTGTCATTCCACCCATATCCATTTCAGACAAGCACAAGGAAACCATCAACGAGTATACCAAGAAAATTGCCAAGGAGCTGAACGTGATCGGGTTGATGAACATGCAATACGCCATATCCGACGACAAAGTCTACGTACTGGAAGCCAATCCCCGCGCCTCCCGAACGGTTCCACTGGTCTCGAAAGTCTGCAATATCTCCATGGCAAAAATTGCTACAGCCATTTTGATGAAAGAACTGGACCAGGAAGCATATCCTATTTCCGGCTTGAAAAACAAGGAACTGCCTCACTTTGGCGTCAAGGAAGCTGTATTCCCCTTCAACATGTTTCCGGAAGTCGACCCGATCCTGGGCCCGGAAATGCGCAGTACGGGGGAAGTGTTGGGATTGTCCGACTCCTTCGGACTAGCCTTTTACAAGGCCCAGGAAGCAACCCAAACTGCCTTGCCTACAGAAGGCACCGTCCTGATCAGCGTCAATGACAAGGACAAGGAAAGCGTGTTGCCGGTAGCCAGAAAATTTGCCGAGATCGGATTCCACATCAAGGCAACTGGAGGAACCCACGCCTTCTTGAAAGATAACCACATCGACGCTCAAGAGATCAACAAACTGTTTGAAACCAAACCCAATATACTGGATGCCATCGCCAATGGGGAGATCCAATTGGTCATCAATACCCCGTCGGGAAAACGGAGCCAAAGTGATGGAAGTTTCATTCGAAAGTCATCCATCCGACATAAGGTGCCCTACATCACTACTGTTACAGCGGCCCTGGCCAGCGTCAAGGGGATCGAATCTCAAAAGTTCAATACGGATCCGGAGCCTGTCAAATCTCTCCAGGAATACCATAAAGCAATGGAGTAA